ATTGGTGGAGAACTGATTTGTGGTAACATCAAGTGTTGGAGCATCTGTTTGTACCGGCTTAATCTCATTTAATATCTTGTATGCAGAAGGtgaagtattattatttgaaggCCCTGCACTGAATTTCAATACTTTATCTAGGGATGTTGGTGATGGAGACTGAGTTATTGATTTAGTAACACGGTTTGTcaaatagaattttttatcacTCTTAGTTATTGGAGTAGTTTCTTTTATCAATGATAATCGTTTCAAGTTGGTCTGTgtatcatcttcatcttcttcattttcatcatcttcatcttcaagaGTATTTAAGGGGTAAAAAGGCTTactaaattcttcaaagCTATGTTCAgcttcattaattaaattggTTATTCTTGTTTCAATACCCTCTGATTCTATACCCAATAGAGATTCTTCATTCATCAATTTAGAATGTGTTAAAATATGTGTCAAgttatttattgatttgttcataatcaatttatcaattaataaacttgaattcattataatttcatttttgatAGAATCATATAATTGATCTAATCGAATAAATAACATTTTTTCATGTTTATATTCATCCCACCCATTTAgaagttttaattttttgatgtCAATTGtcttgatattattaaatacaaGATCAATATAATCATTGGAATCAAACTGTAATTCTAATTGATTAATCTTATATTGGAAATGTTctataatttgatttatcaTCTCATATTCAAACTGTTTTTCTTGTAAGATAcgtaattcaattaaaattaaactgAAAAATCGTCTTTTACAAagtattaaagatttttcgaatttaattattttaaatctatGATTAACTAATATTTTCCTCTTTAAATTCGATATTATTTGAtctatttcaaattcaatttttttaagatcgatttctattttggataaatgattattgataatagtcaattgattttttcttaaattttcaatttcttgcTTTTGTTGTGtgatcattttcaaatatgaaCTAATATGTCGgtttaatgataattgGTTCCTAATAATCTTGGTTTTAATCTCTTTGGCACGATTGGCATATTTTAATGTATTTAATGTTTCATCATAATGTTTACTACTTGGTGATACACAAACTATCATAACTGTTTTACAATTGCCACCAAgggaaaattttaataatcttgTTAATTTAGAGTCTCGATACGGAATATGAATTTGTTGTTGTGAATGTGAAGAAGTGTTTATACAAAGTGCATTGATACAATTCCCCAATGCTagtaatgatttattaatatttgcaCCTTCCAATAATGTTTCGCCTCTATTTTTAGTCGATGCAGCTCTTTCACTACCAGctaaatcaattattgatagtgtagaaaataattgttctgtagaattaatatcattatttaatttattttgttgagTAAGATGAATTTGTAAAACTGCATGAGATCGTGATGATGTTTCATTAGCATGTGTAGATGATGTAGTTCTATTTAAATTCCCTTGGATTATCAGATCCATTACTTCTTCAATAGTAGCAGGCGAATATGTCGATAAATTAGAAACActtatcttattattagcatCCTCACGTATCACAAGTTTCTTGGATGATATTGTTGGATCTAAGAGGTCTTTAATTGATTCATTGtaaatttctaaatatgATAAACTTATGGAAATTTCTTTTGTGtcctttaaattttcaatcttATTGAAAAGTGATTGTaatgttaaaaatataatccCTGGATTCTCGGGAGTCCCCGATATAGTATAAGTCTTACCACATCCTGTAGCTCCATATGCAAACACAGTACCATTATATCCATCCAATATTGAATCTAATAATGGTTCTGTAGTGGATTGGAAAACATGTTGTTGTGTTGAATTTtgatctaataatttatcaaagaTGAATCTTAATTCACCTCCATTTTTCCTATAATGTCGTCTTGATAATTGCGATGaagaataaattgaatttaaaatattttctgaGATCTTATTTAATGGATTTAAATGTTGTggatcaaatattaataatttatcatcgATACATTCCAAGATATTACGGATCCCATTTGgttgattttgaaatagtTCTAAGGCATTaataccattattatttgtagtGTTTGAATCGAAATTAATTAAACGTTGATTTTCCTCATCGGTGAAAGGCCTAATACGAACAGCTACTGATATGGAAGATTGTTTGGAGTCTACTTGAACCGAAGTCGACATTTAGTTTGAGtagattatttatatattctaaattAAAACTATCTATTTGTATAGAAAGAATGTATAGATATAaatagtaaataaataaattaaaaaaataaaaaaaaagtaaataaatatattttattgaataaCGCGCGATCGCGTCTTAAAACACGAATAGTTAATAAAATAGGTTATTtcgaaaataaaattacgCTATTTCAGTATTAAGAAAATACACTAAttcaatataaataaaaatcgAGTTTctccaattttaaataggttagtttgaataaatatcatACTATGCAATAACAGGATTATTCATGGTAATCTCAGAAAGATGTTGCAGAAGCACCTACTCATACAACTTGCTTGGCCCATTCATCTTCAGAAAAGCATTTACATGAAAAGGCATGGATTTCAGCAATTTCAGCACTTAATGCTTGGTTGACCAATCTAGAACGTTGGATTCTATTCAACCCAACAAATGCATTTGAAACAACAACCAATGTGAAAGATTGTCCACAACCACCAGAAGTATCAGTGACAATAGCAGTATAAAGTTCTGGCATGGCTTCAGCTAGACGAGCCTTCAAATGGTCTGGGGTAATCAAGGTAGAGTTCATGGTTATgtatgtaaataaataaatgacTGATTAATAGGTTGTTTGACTTTTCTCCTTCGTACTCCTTATATTAGTTAAATGCCTGCTgcttatatttaattgaagtATGTATGTTTCATTCATTATACGAAATCTATCGTGAATTACTAAGAGCCGAAATGGTCGGAAGAATTAATACTttaaagtgaaaaaaaagaaaaaaaaaggaaaaataaattcaaatttaaaaataacctgaaaaaaaagtcatCGACAAACAAGAATgttgaataattaaaacATTGTTGTATAAGGAAGAATacccaa
This DNA window, taken from Henningerozyma blattae CBS 6284 chromosome 3, complete genome, encodes the following:
- the KIP3 gene encoding tubulin-dependent ATPase KIP3 (similar to Saccharomyces cerevisiae KIP3 (YGL216W); ancestral locus Anc_3.528), translated to MSTSVQVDSKQSSISVAVRIRPFTDEENQRLINFDSNTTNNNGINALELFQNQPNGIRNILECIDDKLLIFDPQHLNPLNKISENILNSIYSSSQLSRRHYRKNGGELRFIFDKLLDQNSTQQHVFQSTTEPLLDSILDGYNGTVFAYGATGCGKTYTISGTPENPGIIFLTLQSLFNKIENLKDTKEISISLSYLEIYNESIKDLLDPTISSKKLVIREDANNKISVSNLSTYSPATIEEVMDLIIQGNLNRTTSSTHANETSSRSHAVLQIHLTQQNKLNNDINSTEQLFSTLSIIDLAGSERAASTKNRGETLLEGANINKSLLALGNCINALCINTSSHSQQQIHIPYRDSKLTRLLKFSLGGNCKTVMIVCVSPSSKHYDETLNTLKYANRAKEIKTKIIRNQLSLNRHISSYLKMITQQKQEIENLRKNQLTIINNHLSKIEIDLKKIEFEIDQIISNLKRKILVNHRFKIIKFEKSLILCKRRFFSLILIELRILQEKQFEYEMINQIIEHFQYKINQLELQFDSNDYIDLVFNNIKTIDIKKLKLLNGWDEYKHEKMLFIRLDQLYDSIKNEIIMNSSLLIDKLIMNKSINNLTHILTHSKLMNEESLLGIESEGIETRITNLINEAEHSFEEFSKPFYPLNTLEDEDDENEEDEDDTQTNLKRLSLIKETTPITKSDKKFYLTNRVTKSITQSPSPTSLDKVLKFSAGPSNNNTSPSAYKILNEIKPVQTDAPTLDVTTNQFSTNKKVRWMDIMDQDDVDVSMQDVSTANAMPSDTNRNRSLLTLQSLHPEK
- the BOL2 gene encoding Bol2p (similar to Saccharomyces cerevisiae YGL220W; ancestral locus Anc_3.530), with product MNSTLITPDHLKARLAEAMPELYTAIVTDTSGGCGQSFTLVVVSNAFVGLNRIQRSRLVNQALSAEIAEIHAFSCKCFSEDEWAKQVV